The proteins below come from a single Kitasatospora sp. NBC_00315 genomic window:
- a CDS encoding GtrA family protein — protein sequence MTTTAPSRPSLTQRLRGVSGEVVKFGVVGLVGIFVNFGVSNAVLHLTGWAPVRCSVIGTAVAIAANYLGYRYWVYRDSDAASRRREITLFLIFSGVGMLIENGTVWFSTYTLGLTGSLAYNVSKAFGTGLGTLFRFFSYRTWVFKAIPELAEPAAETAAAEAPAAEAPAAEDGPAVIAQAERLLTTEGVQFAK from the coding sequence ATGACGACGACCGCCCCATCCCGTCCCTCCCTCACCCAGCGGCTTCGCGGAGTCTCCGGCGAGGTGGTCAAGTTCGGCGTCGTCGGCCTCGTCGGCATCTTCGTCAACTTCGGCGTCTCCAACGCCGTTCTGCACCTGACCGGCTGGGCTCCCGTCCGGTGCTCGGTGATAGGGACCGCGGTGGCCATCGCCGCCAACTACCTCGGGTACCGCTACTGGGTCTACCGCGACAGCGACGCGGCCTCGCGACGGCGCGAGATCACGCTGTTCCTGATCTTCAGCGGCGTCGGCATGCTGATCGAGAACGGCACGGTCTGGTTCTCGACCTACACCCTCGGGCTCACCGGCTCGCTGGCCTACAACGTGTCCAAGGCGTTCGGCACCGGTCTCGGCACCCTGTTCCGCTTCTTCTCGTACCGGACCTGGGTGTTCAAGGCGATCCCCGAACTCGCCGAGCCTGCCGCCGAGACCGCTGCCGCCGAGGCCCCGGCGGCCGAGGCCCCGGCGGCCGAGGACGGCCCGGCCGTGATCGCCCAGGCCGAGCGGCTGCTGACCACCGAAGGCGTCCAGTTCGCCAAGTAG
- a CDS encoding 5-(carboxyamino)imidazole ribonucleotide synthase, producing MMHQAGIPLGVRFKLLADTPQDSAAQVVSDVVLGDYRDLDTLRRFAADCDVITFDHEHVPTEHLRALQADGIAVRPGPDALVNAQDKGVMRAKLDSIGVPCPRHRLVADPADVTAFAREGDGYPVVLKTVRGGYDGKGVWVVDDEEQAHAPFLAGVPVLAEEKVDFLRELAAAVVRSPSGQAVAYPVVESVQENGVCAEVTAPAPGLAPELAAEAQALALRIAGDLDITGHLAVELFQTRDGRILVNELAMRPHNSGHWTQDGSVTSQFENHLRAVLDLPLGDPRPRARWTVMVNVLGGDYPDMYHAFLHCMARDPGLRIHMYGKDVKPGRKVGHVNVFGDDLDDVRERARHAAAYLRGTITE from the coding sequence ATGATGCACCAGGCGGGGATCCCGCTCGGCGTCAGGTTCAAGCTCCTCGCCGACACTCCGCAGGACTCCGCCGCGCAGGTGGTCTCCGACGTCGTCCTCGGCGACTACCGCGACCTCGACACCCTGCGCCGTTTCGCGGCCGACTGCGACGTGATCACCTTCGATCACGAGCACGTCCCGACCGAGCACCTCCGGGCGCTGCAGGCCGACGGCATCGCGGTGCGGCCCGGACCGGACGCCCTGGTCAACGCCCAGGACAAGGGCGTCATGCGGGCGAAGCTGGACTCGATCGGCGTCCCCTGCCCGCGCCACCGGCTGGTCGCCGACCCGGCCGACGTCACCGCGTTCGCCCGGGAGGGCGACGGCTACCCGGTCGTCCTGAAGACGGTGCGCGGCGGCTACGACGGCAAGGGCGTCTGGGTGGTCGACGACGAGGAGCAGGCGCACGCGCCGTTCCTGGCCGGGGTGCCCGTACTGGCCGAGGAGAAGGTCGACTTCCTGCGCGAGCTCGCCGCCGCCGTGGTGCGCTCGCCCAGCGGCCAGGCCGTGGCGTACCCGGTGGTCGAGAGCGTCCAGGAGAACGGCGTCTGCGCCGAGGTCACCGCGCCCGCGCCCGGCCTCGCCCCGGAGCTGGCCGCCGAGGCCCAGGCGCTCGCCCTGCGGATCGCCGGCGACCTCGACATCACCGGCCACCTCGCGGTCGAGCTGTTCCAGACCCGCGACGGCCGGATCCTGGTCAACGAGCTGGCCATGCGCCCGCACAACTCCGGCCACTGGACCCAGGACGGCTCCGTCACCTCGCAGTTCGAGAACCACCTGCGGGCGGTGCTGGACCTCCCGCTCGGGGACCCGCGGCCGCGCGCCCGGTGGACCGTGATGGTCAACGTCCTCGGCGGCGACTACCCGGACATGTACCACGCCTTCCTGCACTGCATGGCCCGCGATCCCGGCCTGCGGATCCACATGTACGGCAAGGACGTGAAGCCCGGCCGCAAGGTCGGCCACGTCAACGTCTTCGGGGACGACCTCGACGACGTCCGCGAGCGCGCCCGCCACGCGGCCGCCTACCTGCGAGGGACCATCACCGAATGA
- the purE gene encoding 5-(carboxyamino)imidazole ribonucleotide mutase, with the protein MSTSPIVGIVMGSDSDWPVMEAAAQALDEFEIPYEVDVVSAHRMPREMVAYGENAHTRGLKAIIAGAGGAAHLPGMLASVTPLPVIGVPVPLRYLDGMDSLMSIVQMPAGVPVATVSIAGARNAGLLAVRMLAAFDPELTERMTDFQAELNGQATEKGKKLRAKVAGSGSFGFGK; encoded by the coding sequence ATGAGCACTTCCCCCATCGTCGGCATCGTCATGGGCTCGGACTCCGACTGGCCCGTGATGGAGGCCGCCGCGCAGGCGCTCGACGAGTTCGAGATCCCGTACGAGGTCGACGTCGTCTCCGCGCACCGGATGCCGCGCGAGATGGTCGCGTACGGCGAGAACGCCCATACCCGGGGCCTCAAGGCGATCATCGCGGGCGCCGGCGGCGCCGCCCACCTGCCGGGCATGCTCGCCTCCGTCACCCCCCTGCCGGTGATCGGCGTCCCGGTGCCGCTGCGCTACCTGGACGGCATGGACAGCCTGATGTCCATCGTGCAGATGCCGGCGGGCGTTCCGGTCGCCACCGTCTCGATCGCCGGCGCCCGCAACGCCGGGCTGCTCGCGGTCCGGATGCTCGCCGCGTTCGACCCCGAGCTGACCGAGCGGATGACCGACTTCCAGGCCGAGCTGAACGGCCAGGCCACCGAGAAGGGCAAGAAGCTGCGCGCCAAGGTCGCCGGCTCCGGCTCCTTCGGGTTCGGCAAGTAG
- a CDS encoding dipeptidase — MTSELTSDLIDRAKALLREAPVVDGHNDLPWAMRHHVGYDLDAIDLTADQSGRLHTDLARLAAGGVGAQFWSVFVRSDWAGDHAVSATLEQMDFVRALIDRHPDRLRLALTADDMETARAEGRIASLMGAEGGHSIDCSLATLRALHRLGVRYMTLTHNDSLPWADAATDAPKAGGLTRFGEEVVHEMNRLGMLVDLSHVSADTMRDALRVTEAPVLFSHSSARAVCDHPRNIPDDVLALLPGNGGVAMATFVPQFVLPAAAEWSAAADENMRAHGFHPFESTPAATECQHAFAALHPRPIATTATVADHLDHMREVAGIDHLGIGGDFDGVAFLPEGLDDVSGYPNLIAELLRRNWSQADLAKLTWHNAVRVLRAAEDVARELQRTREPSIATIEQLDGAKG; from the coding sequence ATGACCTCCGAGTTGACCAGCGACCTGATCGATCGTGCGAAAGCCCTGCTGCGCGAGGCCCCGGTGGTGGACGGCCACAACGACCTCCCCTGGGCGATGCGACACCACGTCGGTTACGACCTCGACGCCATCGACCTGACGGCCGACCAGAGCGGCCGGCTGCACACCGACCTCGCCCGCCTGGCAGCGGGCGGGGTCGGCGCGCAGTTCTGGTCGGTCTTCGTCCGCTCCGACTGGGCCGGGGACCACGCGGTCAGCGCCACCCTGGAGCAGATGGACTTCGTCCGGGCCCTGATCGACCGTCACCCCGACCGGCTGCGGCTCGCCCTCACCGCGGACGACATGGAGACGGCCCGCGCCGAGGGCCGGATCGCCTCCCTGATGGGCGCCGAGGGCGGGCACAGCATCGACTGCTCGCTCGCCACCCTGCGGGCCCTGCACCGGCTCGGCGTGCGGTACATGACGCTCACCCACAATGACAGCCTGCCCTGGGCCGACGCCGCGACGGACGCGCCGAAGGCAGGCGGCCTCACCCGCTTCGGCGAGGAGGTCGTCCACGAGATGAACCGCCTCGGCATGCTGGTCGACCTCTCGCACGTCTCCGCCGACACCATGCGCGACGCCCTGCGGGTGACCGAGGCGCCGGTGCTCTTCTCGCACTCCTCCGCCCGCGCCGTCTGCGACCACCCCCGCAACATCCCGGACGACGTCCTGGCCCTGCTCCCCGGCAACGGCGGCGTCGCGATGGCCACCTTCGTCCCGCAGTTCGTGCTGCCCGCCGCCGCCGAGTGGAGCGCCGCCGCCGACGAGAACATGCGGGCGCACGGCTTCCACCCGTTCGAGAGCACCCCCGCCGCGACGGAGTGCCAGCACGCCTTCGCGGCCCTTCACCCGCGCCCGATCGCCACCACCGCGACCGTCGCCGACCACCTCGACCACATGCGGGAGGTCGCGGGCATCGACCACCTCGGCATCGGCGGCGACTTCGACGGGGTCGCCTTCCTCCCGGAGGGCCTGGACGACGTCTCCGGCTACCCCAACCTGATCGCCGAACTCCTGCGCCGGAACTGGTCGCAGGCCGACCTCGCCAAGCTCACCTGGCACAACGCCGTCCGTGTGCTGCGCGCCGCCGAGGACGTCGCCCGCGAACTCCAGCGGACCAGGGAGCCGTCCATCGCCACCATCGAGCAGCTGGACGGCGCCAAGGGCTGA
- a CDS encoding helix-turn-helix domain-containing protein translates to MAAVPAVRYRRIAGELRKLRELKGLSAEEVVAGVGGINLVKLSRYENARVQLKPEVVRALLDFYGCDEELKEVLVEILKEKRRPGWVAGYDQLNPLYTDLIRLEETAISNKSYEVSFIPGLFQTRGYAHAIISMGVIKTSSVEERVEVRLARQSVLTRAENPLKVWAVIHESALSMGAGEGVMADQLDKLIHLSRYPNVKIQIMPMVAPPNPGMSGPFALLEFRQRDLDLVLLSGMLGGNWVEDPDHVDVYRAAFDEIIATALDLDQSLGLIKEKREQLK, encoded by the coding sequence ATGGCAGCAGTACCGGCCGTGCGGTATCGACGCATCGCGGGTGAGCTCAGGAAGTTGCGAGAGCTCAAGGGCTTGTCGGCCGAGGAGGTCGTGGCCGGCGTCGGCGGCATCAACCTGGTGAAGCTGAGCAGATACGAGAACGCCCGGGTCCAGCTCAAGCCCGAGGTGGTACGCGCGCTTCTGGACTTCTACGGCTGCGACGAGGAGCTCAAGGAAGTCCTGGTCGAGATCCTCAAGGAGAAGCGGCGGCCCGGCTGGGTCGCGGGCTACGACCAGCTGAACCCGCTCTACACCGATCTGATCCGGCTCGAAGAGACGGCGATCAGCAACAAGTCGTACGAGGTGTCCTTCATCCCTGGGCTATTCCAGACCCGGGGCTACGCTCACGCCATCATCTCGATGGGCGTGATCAAGACGTCCAGCGTGGAGGAACGGGTTGAGGTCCGGCTCGCCCGTCAGTCGGTTCTGACCCGCGCGGAGAACCCGCTGAAGGTCTGGGCGGTCATCCACGAATCAGCGTTGAGCATGGGTGCGGGCGAGGGCGTGATGGCCGACCAACTCGACAAGTTGATTCACCTGAGCCGCTATCCGAACGTCAAGATTCAGATCATGCCGATGGTGGCACCACCGAACCCCGGGATGAGCGGGCCGTTTGCCCTGCTGGAGTTCCGGCAGCGGGATCTGGACCTGGTCCTGCTGAGCGGAATGCTCGGCGGCAACTGGGTCGAGGATCCGGACCATGTGGACGTCTACCGAGCAGCCTTCGACGAGATCATTGCAACCGCGCTGGATCTCGACCAGTCGCTCGGCCTCATCAAAGAGAAGAGAGAACAGCTCAAGTGA